The Candidatus Tanganyikabacteria bacterium genome window below encodes:
- a CDS encoding cupin domain-containing protein, which yields MQPPTPPDHSYFIDFWRLVPGARGAVFDLLTEPGRLAALGCGALREIQEQTGFILDHEASGGWFTFTVGEGGEAGTPVDVRFYAESLQPRSTLDAIARAMGFHLSAIVAAARGGPGPDPAAWAADRLAADPAPRVVRWADLRWRSHRYTDSAESIGESAPLTSHLAARHVAADVHRLYPGQRSCRHHAETLEEEAFFVFRGRCKMSIDDQTHDLGPGDFALTLPGDAHFLWNDSDEPCEILMFGTTNMPDNDCVYPFGRDGAWRERTGATVAP from the coding sequence ATGCAGCCGCCCACACCGCCCGACCACTCGTACTTCATCGATTTCTGGCGCCTCGTGCCCGGAGCGCGCGGCGCCGTGTTCGATCTCCTGACCGAGCCTGGCCGCCTGGCTGCGCTGGGTTGCGGCGCGCTCCGCGAGATCCAGGAGCAGACGGGCTTCATCCTGGACCACGAGGCGTCGGGCGGCTGGTTCACCTTCACTGTAGGTGAGGGCGGCGAGGCCGGAACCCCGGTCGACGTCCGGTTCTACGCCGAGTCCTTGCAGCCCCGGAGTACGCTCGACGCCATCGCCCGGGCCATGGGTTTCCACCTGTCGGCGATCGTGGCGGCCGCCCGAGGCGGGCCGGGGCCCGATCCGGCAGCCTGGGCCGCAGACCGGCTTGCCGCGGACCCCGCGCCCCGCGTGGTCCGGTGGGCGGATCTGCGGTGGAGATCCCACCGATACACCGACAGCGCCGAGAGCATCGGCGAGAGCGCCCCGTTGACCAGCCATCTCGCGGCCCGTCACGTCGCCGCGGATGTGCATCGCCTCTATCCCGGCCAGCGGAGCTGCCGGCACCACGCGGAAACCCTGGAAGAGGAGGCGTTCTTCGTGTTCCGCGGACGTTGCAAGATGAGCATCGATGACCAGACCCACGACCTCGGTCCGGGCGATTTCGCGTTGACCCTACCCGGAGATGCGCACTTCCTCTGGAACGATTCGGACGAGCCCTGCGAGATCCTGATGTTCGGGACGACCAACATGCCGGACAACGACTGCGTGTACCCGTTCGGCCGCGACGGCGCCTGGCGGGAACGCACGGGGGCAACCGTCGCCCCCTGA
- a CDS encoding DUF4920 domain-containing protein: MVRSLLQGAMLFALVVVAASPAGAADKGKTYGAGVKLKAATPVDKLLSSPTKWVGKQVRVDGVATNVCAKAGCWIELSDAKTGKGIKFKVEDGVIVFPLTAKGHKASAEGTFEEVVLSPAEAKERASEEAGEHGGEHGDHAHHAAQPKGPTYQIRATGAVIY; this comes from the coding sequence GTGGTTCGCTCGTTGTTGCAAGGCGCGATGCTCTTCGCCCTCGTCGTCGTGGCGGCGTCGCCGGCAGGCGCGGCGGACAAGGGAAAGACCTACGGGGCCGGCGTCAAGCTCAAGGCCGCCACGCCGGTGGACAAGCTGCTTTCCAGCCCGACCAAGTGGGTCGGCAAGCAGGTGCGGGTCGACGGCGTCGCGACCAACGTCTGCGCGAAGGCCGGCTGCTGGATCGAGCTCAGCGACGCGAAGACCGGCAAGGGCATCAAGTTCAAGGTCGAGGACGGCGTCATCGTCTTCCCCCTGACGGCCAAGGGCCACAAGGCGTCCGCCGAGGGGACCTTCGAGGAGGTCGTGCTGTCGCCGGCCGAGGCCAAGGAACGCGCCTCCGAGGAGGCCGGCGAGCACGGCGGCGAGCATGGCGACCACGCCCACCACGCGGCCCAGCCGAAGGGACCGACCTACCAGATTCGCGCGACCGGCGCCGTCATCTACTAG
- a CDS encoding helix-turn-helix transcriptional regulator has product MDLRAIRELTGRTREELAALADMTQSEISRLERRSDYLASTLQRIVRALGGELEVVANFGDKRVRLAM; this is encoded by the coding sequence ATGGATCTCCGGGCGATCCGGGAGCTTACCGGGAGAACTCGGGAGGAACTGGCAGCATTGGCCGACATGACCCAGTCCGAGATCTCGCGCCTCGAGCGGAGAAGTGACTATCTGGCCTCGACGCTGCAGCGGATTGTGCGGGCGCTGGGCGGGGAACTCGAGGTCGTTGCGAATTTCGGCGACAAGCGCGTTCGTCTGGCGATGTAG
- a CDS encoding ORF6N domain-containing protein, with the protein MTNVVPVEKIDRAILTVRGLRVMPDADLAALYGVETKALNQAVKRNLTRFPADFTFRLTAGEKQEVVTNRDHLARLEFSPALPHAFAEAWRRDALGRAREPSRRRSESRRGEGLRQDAPPPGDPGGTRPPRGSAGREAGPP; encoded by the coding sequence GTGACCAACGTCGTTCCCGTCGAGAAGATCGACCGCGCCATCCTGACGGTGCGGGGCCTTCGCGTGATGCCGGATGCCGACCTGGCCGCGCTGTACGGCGTGGAGACCAAGGCTCTGAATCAGGCGGTCAAGCGCAACCTGACTCGCTTCCCCGCGGACTTCACGTTCCGCCTGACCGCCGGCGAGAAGCAGGAGGTTGTCACAAACCGTGACCACCTCGCCCGGCTCGAGTTCTCGCCGGCCTTGCCGCACGCCTTTGCCGAAGCATGGCGCCGTGATGCTCTCGGCCGTGCTCGAGAGCCCTCGCGCCGTCGAAGTGAGTCTCGCCGTGGCGAGGGCCTTCGTCAGGATGCGCCACCTCCTGGTGACCCAGGAGGAACTCGTCCGCCGCGTGGAAGCGCTGGCAGAGAAGCTGGACCTCCATGA